The window GCGCGTATCGGCGGGCGAGGTGAAATGGGTCGGCGCGGCACGGTCGAAAGCCTGCCGTTCGTTCCAGTCGAGCAATCCCAGTGCCGCTTCTGCAAAGCGGTGCGGCGGCAGATCGAGGTCGCGCCGTCCGGCCAGCAGCGGGGCCAGCCACGCCGCTTTGTGCTCGCGCAGGGCCTCGGGCGAAAGCGCGGCGATCCCGGCAAAGCGCGCGCGGGCGAGGAAGCCTTCGGGGAGGATATCCCCCAAACGCTCCAGAGCCTTGTCGACAAGGATATCCACAAGCAGCGCCGGATCGGGCGCCGGTTCGGGGACGCTCGCCAGCACGATTGCGCCAAGCCGCCGCTCACGCCGGGCTTCAACGCGATCCTTGTCTTTATTCCAGAGAGTTGTGACGCGTTCCTGAAGTTGCCTGGCAAACAGCGCGGCGATCCGCTCAGGCGCGATTTCGGCGCCCGAGGTGATCCGCGCGCCCTTGGCCTGGCCCTGCGCATCGCCGATCACGATCCAGTCCGCGCGCGCCAGCGGCGAGGTCGGATCGAGGAGGTAGCCGCGCCCGCCCGCGCTCAGCCAGTGTTCGCCGGAGGGATCGCGGCGGCGTGCGACGAAATCGGGGCGAGCGAGCGCGAGCGCCTCGGCTGCGTCTGCCGCAGGGCTTTGTCCGAGCATGCCCGCAAGCTTGCCCGCCTGCACCGCCCACCCCTGCGCAATCCGCGCCGCAGCCACTGCGCGCGGCGCGCGATCCCCGCGCCAGCGCGCAAGGCGTTGGAGCAGGTCTTCCCCGCGTCCGCCAAGGCCCCGTTCCTGAAGCAGCATGACCAGCCGGGCGGCATACTCGCCCACGCCGGCCGCTGCGCCATGGAGCACGGCTGCAGCCTGATCGGGCGCCATCGGCAGCGCGGCAATCGCCTCGCCCAGCGGCGTGATCTGACCTCCCGCATCAAGCGCGCCGAGAGCCTCCAGCGCTGCCCTTGCGGCAGCGACCGAGGCTTCGGGCGGGGGATCGAGCCACGGCAGCGCCTGCGGGTTCACAGTCCCCCACTTGGCCAGCCGCAGCAGCAGCGGAGCCAGATCGGCCTGCATGATCTCTGCCGGAGCAAATTCCGGCCGACCGGCATGGCCCGCCTCTTCCCACAACCGGTAGGCGACCCCCGGCCCCTGCCGCGCCGCACGGCCCGCGCGCTGCGCCGCCGAGGCCTGCGAGGCACGCCGGGTGACAAGATGCGTGGTGCCCGCCGCCCGGTCGAACTCGGCAAGGCGCGCGAGGCCGGAATCGACCACCACGCTCACCCCGTCCAAGGTCAGCGAGGTTTCGGCAATCGCGGTGGCGAGCACAATGCGGCGGCGCCCCTGTGCATCGCTGCGGATCGCGGCGCGCTGGGCGGCGGGTTCGATCTGGCCATGGAGTGCATGGATCGGCACCTCGGGCAGGCGCGCCTCCAGCCGCTCGCGCACCCGCTCGATCTCGCGCACGCCGGGCAGGAAGGCGAGGATATCGCCCGCCTCATCGCGCCACGCAGTCATCACGGCGGCAGCCATGCGATCCTCGATCACTTGTGAACCATCGCCGCCAAGCCACTTGATTGTCAGCGGAAAGCTGCGCCCCTCGCTTTCGATGATCGGAGCACCCTCGCCCAGCAGCCGGGCAAAGCGCGACCCATCGATGGTGGCCGACATGACCAGCACGCGCAGGTCTTCGCGCAGCACGGCGCGGCTCTCCAGCGCCAGCGCGAGGCCCAGATCGCTGTCGAGCGCGCGTTCATGCGCCTCATCAAACAGCAGGGCGGAGACGCCGGGAAGCTCGGGATCATCGACCAGCCGGTTCACGAGGATCGCCTCGGTCACGACGAGAATGCGGGTGCGGGACGAGGTCTTGCTGTCGAGGCGGGTCATGTAGCCCACGGTCTCTCCGCAAGCCTCTCCCAGCATCTCCGCCATGCGCTCGGCCGCAGCGCGGGCGGCGACGCGGCGGGGCGAGGTGAGGATGATCTGGCCGGTGCACCACGGCTCGCCCAGCAGATCGGGCGCGACCGCGGTGGTCTTACCCGCCCCCGGCGGCGCGATCAGCACGCCTGCGCCCTCGCCCGCCAATGCGGCGCGGATCTCCGGCAGGACAGCGATGATGGGAAGGTCGGGGTGCATCGCCCCGCCCGATAGCGGGCTCAATGCCCGCGCGCGACCGCGAATTGCGCCGCTTCGGCCATGGCGGCCCGCGCCTTGCCATCGGGGAAGATCGAGATTGCATCGATCGCCCGGTTGGCAAAGTGGCGCGCCCGCTCGCGCGTGTCTTCCAGCGCGTTGTGCTTGCCGATCAGGTGGATCGCGTGGGCAAGATCATCGTCCGAGCTGCGGTGACCGATGATCGCGTCCTTCCAGAACTTGCGCTCGTCCTCGTTGCCGCGGGCATAGGCGAGGATCACCGGCAAGGTCATCTTGCCCTCGCGGAAGTCGTCGCCCTGATCCTTGCCCATTTCGGCAGCGTCCGAATCGTAGTCGATCGCATCGTCGACCAGCTGGAAGGCAACGCCGAGATTGCGGCCATAGGCTTCGAGCGCGCGCTCCTGCTCTTCCGAACATTCGGCAACCACCGCGCTGATCTGGCTGGCGGCGGCGAAGAGCGCGGCGGTCTTGGCGCCGATGATGTGGAGGTACTGCTCTTCGCTGGTGTTGATCTGGCGCTGGGCGGAGAGCTGCGAGACCTCGCCTTCCGCGATCACCGCGCTCGCGCGGCTGAGGATCGAGAGCACCTTCAAGGAGCCGTCCTCTGTCATCAGTTCAAAGGCGCGGCTGAACAGGAAATCGCCGACCAGCACGGTGGCCGGATTGCCGAAGATGATATTCGCCGCAGCCTTCCCGCGCCGCAGCTCGCTGCCGTCCACCACATCATCGTGCAGCAGGGTGGCGGTGTGGATAAATTCGACCGCCGCGGCGAGCTTGTGGTGGCGCGTGCCCTGATAGCCGACCAGTTCTGCCCCCGCCAAAGTCAGCATCGGGCGCAGACGCTTGCCGCCGCCCGAGATCAGGTGCCCGGCAAGGCGCGGGATCAGCGGGATTTCGCTCTGCATCCGGTCAAGGATGACGGCATTGACCGAATTCATGCCCGGCGCGGTCAGCGCAAGCATGGGATCGAGCGTCGGAGCCTTGCGCGGCAGGGGAATGACATCGGCCGTCATATTCTGCGGGCTGTAGGGCGCGCCCGCCGTGCTTGGCAAGCGCAGAATTGCTGCTAGTTTCGCGCGCAATGTCTCAGGAAACGCAACCCTCGTCCGACCATGGCGGACAGCCCGATCCGGTGCTGGCCGGCTTTCGCAAAAGCATCGACAATATCGATGCCGCGCTGATCCACATTCTGGCAGAGCGGTTCCGCATCACCCAGGCCGTGGGCGAGTACAAGGCGAAGGCCACTCTGCCCCCCGCCGATCCCGATCGCGAGGCGCGCCAGATCGCGAGGCTGCGCAAGCTTTCGGAAGAGGCGGATTTGGATCCGGAATTCTCCGAGAAGTTTCTGCGCTTCATCATCGAAGAAGTGATCCGCCACCACGAAAAGGCGCGCGGCGGCTGATCCGTCCTGTCAGGGCGTATCGTCCTGCACCGGAGGCTCGGGCGGCGGCGGCGGCGCAGGATTGCCCTGCCCGCGCGGCAAGGCGGGCGAGCCCGGGGGCAGCGGGGTGCCATTGGCGAGCGCCTCGCGGATATCGGCTTGCGCTTGGAGCGCATCGGCGCGGTCCCTCAGAAACCGGCGCTCGGCGCGGTTGAGGCGCACAAGCTCGCCCGTGGGCAGCAGCGCCACGCGCCCGCGTCCGGGATAGACCAGACCGCCGCTGGTACAGAGTGAACCCTCCCGCGCGTCGACCTCGCAGCCAGGGCCGATCCCGCGCTGGTCGATCACCGGCGGCACAAAGGGATTGCTGAAAACGGTGCGTTGCCCGGCAAGGCCGCCATCGGGAGAGGCGCAGGCACCAAGGCCGAGCGCGAGGATCAGCACACCTGCCCCTGCACACCGCATCGCTTCCGCCTCCAACATCTGTGAAACCGGCGTTTTCAATCGCTTGGAAGCCGTGAACCGGGCGTGAACCGGATCCGCAAAAAGGGGGCACGCAGCCGGGTCAAAAACTGCGTGCCCCCCGAGCGACGCGTCGGCTGTCCCCCCGGATCAGCCGTCGCATCGCTGCCTTGCGCGCCAGCTTCTCGGGGGGCTGAGCGGGCGGAGCCGCATCGCCAGAAGCGGGCGCTGCAAACCTCAGCCGCGCGGGCGGCGAATGCGCGGCGGGCGCTTGGTGCCGGGCGCGCGGGTCTTGGTGACGTTGCGGCTCACCTGGCCATCAGAGCGGGTGGTGGTGCGATCACGCGCGGCAAGCACTTCGCCCGCGCTGTTGCTGACCGACTGGCTGGCCTGCGAATTGCCCTGCCCGTCACGGCTGCGGCTGCCGGCAAGCCCGTAGGTCTCGCCGCCGCGACCGGTGGCGGTGCCGGTGAAGGTCGATCCACCTTCGGTGCGGGTGCGCTCGCCAGAAAGCTCGCGCGACTTGCCGCGGGGGCCGGTCTGCGTCACGTCGATCATGGCGCCGGTCTCGGTCCGCTGGCGCAGGGCGCTGCTGCTGGCGGTGTTGCCGGTGGCGAGATTGGTCGCCTCGCGGGTCCGGCTGGCGGTGCCGGCATCGCGATCGACCGTGGTGGTCGTGCTGCCGGCGACATTGGGGCCTTCATAGGTCTTGGTGCGGGTCTTTTCCTGCGCTGCGACAGGCAGCGCGAGGGCCAGC is drawn from Erythrobacter sp. and contains these coding sequences:
- the hrpB gene encoding ATP-dependent helicase HrpB yields the protein MHPDLPIIAVLPEIRAALAGEGAGVLIAPPGAGKTTAVAPDLLGEPWCTGQIILTSPRRVAARAAAERMAEMLGEACGETVGYMTRLDSKTSSRTRILVVTEAILVNRLVDDPELPGVSALLFDEAHERALDSDLGLALALESRAVLREDLRVLVMSATIDGSRFARLLGEGAPIIESEGRSFPLTIKWLGGDGSQVIEDRMAAAVMTAWRDEAGDILAFLPGVREIERVRERLEARLPEVPIHALHGQIEPAAQRAAIRSDAQGRRRIVLATAIAETSLTLDGVSVVVDSGLARLAEFDRAAGTTHLVTRRASQASAAQRAGRAARQGPGVAYRLWEEAGHAGRPEFAPAEIMQADLAPLLLRLAKWGTVNPQALPWLDPPPEASVAAARAALEALGALDAGGQITPLGEAIAALPMAPDQAAAVLHGAAAGVGEYAARLVMLLQERGLGGRGEDLLQRLARWRGDRAPRAVAAARIAQGWAVQAGKLAGMLGQSPAADAAEALALARPDFVARRRDPSGEHWLSAGGRGYLLDPTSPLARADWIVIGDAQGQAKGARITSGAEIAPERIAALFARQLQERVTTLWNKDKDRVEARRERRLGAIVLASVPEPAPDPALLVDILVDKALERLGDILPEGFLARARFAGIAALSPEALREHKAAWLAPLLAGRRDLDLPPHRFAEAALGLLDWNERQAFDRAAPTHFTSPADTRHAIDYAGDDAPSVEVRVQALFGLDVQPMIGATPLLLKLTSPGGRPVQSTRDLPGFWRGSWADVVKDMKGRYPKHRWPDQPWLEKPSMKTKNAFNRQ
- a CDS encoding polyprenyl synthetase family protein, translated to MTADVIPLPRKAPTLDPMLALTAPGMNSVNAVILDRMQSEIPLIPRLAGHLISGGGKRLRPMLTLAGAELVGYQGTRHHKLAAAVEFIHTATLLHDDVVDGSELRRGKAAANIIFGNPATVLVGDFLFSRAFELMTEDGSLKVLSILSRASAVIAEGEVSQLSAQRQINTSEEQYLHIIGAKTAALFAAASQISAVVAECSEEQERALEAYGRNLGVAFQLVDDAIDYDSDAAEMGKDQGDDFREGKMTLPVILAYARGNEDERKFWKDAIIGHRSSDDDLAHAIHLIGKHNALEDTRERARHFANRAIDAISIFPDGKARAAMAEAAQFAVARGH
- a CDS encoding chorismate mutase, which translates into the protein MSQETQPSSDHGGQPDPVLAGFRKSIDNIDAALIHILAERFRITQAVGEYKAKATLPPADPDREARQIARLRKLSEEADLDPEFSEKFLRFIIEEVIRHHEKARGG